A single region of the Garra rufa chromosome 6, GarRuf1.0, whole genome shotgun sequence genome encodes:
- the uso1 gene encoding general vesicular transport factor p115 isoform X1 gives MNYIWEVVGRHPTGQQPTGAETIQKLCDRVASSTLLEDRRDAVRALKSLSKKYRMEVGTMAMDHLVRILQTDRSDTEILGYALDTLYNIVCSDEEEEPEENQQKQEDDMGAQFTEKFVQESDNITLLLTLLEEFDFHVRWPGVKLLTALLKNQCAQVQGIILVSPMGVSRLMDLLADSREVIRNDGLLLLQQLTKGNTAIQKIVAFENAFERLLEIITEEGSSDGGIVVEDCLLLLLNLLKNNSSNQNFFKEGSYIQKMKSWFEVGDDNSGWSAQKVTNLHLMLQLVRVMVSPVNSPGATASCQKAMFQCGLLQQLCTILMATGVPADILTETINTVSEVIRGSEVNQDYFASVNAPSNPPRPAIVVLLMSMVNERQPFVLRCAVLYCFQCFLYKNQKGQGEIVATLLPSTIDANSISAGQLLCGGLFSADSLSNWCAAVALAHALQDNLTQKEQLLRVQLATSLGKPPVSLLQQCTNILSQGDKLNRRGSRVQTKVGLLMLLCTWISNCPIAVMHFLHNQDNVPFLTGQISENLGEDERLVQGLCALLLGICIYYNDNSLENYTKEKLKQLIEKRIGKENFVEKLAFITKHELYSRAAQKPQPAFSTPEHMLFDHEFTKLVKELEGMITKAVLRSSEEEKKEEEVKKTLEQHDSIVTQYKELIREQDSQINELKEQVTSLTSQTEKLQNTITQQFSQIQQHKDQYNILKLKLGKDNQQTSNQAEAAHVNGLQPEELSQLREQLEELLRQNQLLQTQLTEKDSLITNLKAEGVPAEGSSLEVTELKKEVELLKAQLQSQTAEITKLQSEKKELLKGSETTAAVPGEDSVHTEKIAELESRLSAQTAETQKLKGEVKTLAESKELMEKELASATSTAAIMQAEKSKLQQEVQESKKEQDDLLMLLADQDQKILSLKQKLKDLGETIEDEDDLDSRDQFDDEDDDEEEEEECDE, from the exons ATGAATTACATCTGGGAAGTAGTGGGAAGGCATCCAACAGGCCAACAGCCGACTGGAGCAGAAACA ATTCAAAAATTGTGTGACCGAGTCGCTTCATCCACCCTGTTGGAGGATCGAAGAGATGCTGTCCGTGCCCTCAAATCCCTGTCCAAG AAATACCGTATGGAGGTTGGCACAATGGCTATGGATCATTTGGTTCGTATACTTCAGACTGACCG GTCAGACACTGAAATCCTAGGTTATGCTTTGGACACTTTGTACAATATTGTTTGCAGTGACGAAGAGGAGGAACCAG AGGAGAACCAGCAAAAGCAGGAGGATGATATGGGAGCTCAGTTTACTGAAAAGTTTGTCCAGGAATCAGATAATATCACACTTCTCCTTACACTGTTGGAG GAGTTTGATTTCCATGTCCGCTGGCCAGGTGTTAAGCTCCTAACTGCACTTTTGAAAAACCAGTGTGCTCAGGTCCAAGGCATCATCCTGGTCAGCCCAATGG GAGTGTCCAGGTTAATGGATCTCCTTGCTGACTCCAGAGAAGTTATCCGTAATGAT GGTCTCCTACTATTGCAGCAGCTAACCAAAGGCAACACTGCAATCCAGAAAATTGTGGCTTTTGAAAATGCATTTGAGAGACTTCTTGAAATTATCACAGAGGAGGGTTCAAGTGACGGAG GTATTGTGGTGGAGGACTGTCTCTTATTGTTGCTCAACCTCCTGAAGAACAATAGCTCCAACCAGAACTTTTTTAAAGAAGGCTCCTATATTCAAAAGATGAAGTCGTGGTTTGAGGTGGGGGATGACAACTCTGGCTGGTCAGCACAGAAGGTCACCAACCTCCATCTAATGCTGCAG CTGGTGCGAGTGATGGTTTCTCCAGTGAATTCTCCTGGGGCCACAGCCAGCTGTCAGAAGGCCATGTTCCAGTGTGGTCTCCTCCAGCAGCTTTGCACCATCCTCATGGCCACAGGTGTTCCTGCAGACATTCTTACAGAG ACCATCAATACTGTGTCAGAAGTCATACGTGGATCTGAAGTGAATCAGGACTACTTTGCATCAGTTAATGCACCATCCAATCCACCAAG GCCTGCAATTGTGGTTCTGCTCATGTCGATGGTGAACGAGAGACAGCCGTTTGTTCTCCGCTGTGCTGTACTTTACTGCTTCCAATGCTTCCTGTATAAGAATCAAAAAGGACAGGGAGAGATTGTAGCCACACTGCTGCCCTCCACTATAGATG CTAACTCTATCTCAGCGGGACAGCTATTGTGTGGAGGTCTGTTCTCAGCAGACTCTCTGTCAAACTGGTGTGCTGCTGTGGCTCTGGCTCATGCTTTGCAGGATAACCTCACCCAGAAAGAACAGCTACTGCGGGTACAATTGGCCACCAGTCTCGGCAAACCACCCGTTTCACTTCTCCAGCAGTGCACCAACATTCTGTCCCAG GGTGATAAGCTCAACCGAAGG GGCAGTAGGGTGCAGACGAAGGTCGGCCTCCTCATGTTGCTCTGCACTTGGATCAGTAACTGTCCTATCGCTGTCATGCACTTCCTGCACAATCAAGACAATGTTCCCTTT CTCACAGGTCAAATCTCAGAAAACCTGGGTGAGGATGAGCGACTGGTACAGGGTCTGTGCGCTCTGTTGTTGGGCATTTGTATCTACTATAATGACAACAGCTTAGAGAATTACACTAA AGAAAAGCTAAAGCAGTTGATTGAGAAGCGCATAGGAAAGGAAAACTTTGTGGAGAAGTTGGCCTTTATAACCAAACACGAACTGTATTCCCGTGCCGCTCAGAAACCTCAGCCAGCCTTTTCCACCCCGGAGCACATGCTGTTTGATCATGAGTTCACCAAACTTGTCAAAGAGTTGGAAG GTATGATAACAAAAGCAGTGCTTAGGTCAAGCGAGGAGGAGAAAAAGGAAGAAGAGGTGAAGAAAACACTAGAACAGCATGACAGCATTGTAACCCAGTACAAAGAGTTGATTAGAGAACAG GATTCTCAAATAAATGAGCTGAAGGAGCAAGTAACATCGCTGACTTCCCAAACTGAAAAGCTGCAGAACACCATAACACAGCAGTTCTCTCAGATCCAACAGCACAAAGATCAGTACAACATCCTCAAACTCAAACTAG GTAAAGATAATCAGCAGACAAGTAATCAGGCAGAGGCAGCACATGTGAATGGCCTGCAACCAGAGGAGCTGAGCCAACTTAGGGAACAACTTGAGGAACTGCTAAGACAAAACCAGCTGCTGCAGACACAGCTGACTGAAAAGGACTCTCTAATAACCAACCTG AAAGCTGAGGGCGTACCAGCAGAGGGGTCATCTTTAGAGGTCACAGaattaaaaaag GAGGTGGAGTTACTAAAAGCTCAGCTGCAGAGCCAGACCGCAGAGATCACAAAACTACAGAGTGAAAAAAAGGAGCTTCTCAAAGGATCCGAGACCACA GCTGCAGTTCCAGGAGAAGATAGTGTTCACACAGAAAAGATTGCAGAGTTAGAGAGCAGGCTCTCTGCTCAGACAGCAGAGACACAAAAGCTCAAG GGGGAAGTTAAAACCCTTGCGGAGAGTAAGGAATTGATGGAGAAAGAACTTGCTTCAGCCACGAGCACAGCTGCCATCATGCAGGCAGAGAAGAGCAAGTTGCAGCAGGAGGTGCAGGAGTCCAAGAAGGAGCAAGACGATCTTCTCATGCTACTTGCTGACCAGGACCAGAAGATTCTGAGCCTGAAACAGAAACTCAAGGACTTGGGAGAGACG ATTGAAGATGAGGATGATTTGGATTCAAGAGACCAgtttgatgatgaagatgatgatgaagaggaggaagaagagtgtgatgaataa
- the uso1 gene encoding general vesicular transport factor p115 isoform X2: protein MNYIWEVVGRHPTGQQPTGAETIQKLCDRVASSTLLEDRRDAVRALKSLSKKYRMEVGTMAMDHLVRILQTDRSDTEILGYALDTLYNIVCSDEEEEPEENQQKQEDDMGAQFTEKFVQESDNITLLLTLLEEFDFHVRWPGVKLLTALLKNQCAQVQGIILVSPMGVSRLMDLLADSREVIRNDGLLLLQQLTKGNTAIQKIVAFENAFERLLEIITEEGSSDGGIVVEDCLLLLLNLLKNNSSNQNFFKEGSYIQKMKSWFEVGDDNSGWSAQKVTNLHLMLQLVRVMVSPVNSPGATASCQKAMFQCGLLQQLCTILMATGVPADILTETINTVSEVIRGSEVNQDYFASVNAPSNPPRPAIVVLLMSMVNERQPFVLRCAVLYCFQCFLYKNQKGQGEIVATLLPSTIDANSISAGQLLCGGLFSADSLSNWCAAVALAHALQDNLTQKEQLLRVQLATSLGKPPVSLLQQCTNILSQGSRVQTKVGLLMLLCTWISNCPIAVMHFLHNQDNVPFLTGQISENLGEDERLVQGLCALLLGICIYYNDNSLENYTKEKLKQLIEKRIGKENFVEKLAFITKHELYSRAAQKPQPAFSTPEHMLFDHEFTKLVKELEGMITKAVLRSSEEEKKEEEVKKTLEQHDSIVTQYKELIREQDSQINELKEQVTSLTSQTEKLQNTITQQFSQIQQHKDQYNILKLKLGKDNQQTSNQAEAAHVNGLQPEELSQLREQLEELLRQNQLLQTQLTEKDSLITNLKAEGVPAEGSSLEVTELKKEVELLKAQLQSQTAEITKLQSEKKELLKGSETTAAVPGEDSVHTEKIAELESRLSAQTAETQKLKGEVKTLAESKELMEKELASATSTAAIMQAEKSKLQQEVQESKKEQDDLLMLLADQDQKILSLKQKLKDLGETIEDEDDLDSRDQFDDEDDDEEEEEECDE from the exons ATGAATTACATCTGGGAAGTAGTGGGAAGGCATCCAACAGGCCAACAGCCGACTGGAGCAGAAACA ATTCAAAAATTGTGTGACCGAGTCGCTTCATCCACCCTGTTGGAGGATCGAAGAGATGCTGTCCGTGCCCTCAAATCCCTGTCCAAG AAATACCGTATGGAGGTTGGCACAATGGCTATGGATCATTTGGTTCGTATACTTCAGACTGACCG GTCAGACACTGAAATCCTAGGTTATGCTTTGGACACTTTGTACAATATTGTTTGCAGTGACGAAGAGGAGGAACCAG AGGAGAACCAGCAAAAGCAGGAGGATGATATGGGAGCTCAGTTTACTGAAAAGTTTGTCCAGGAATCAGATAATATCACACTTCTCCTTACACTGTTGGAG GAGTTTGATTTCCATGTCCGCTGGCCAGGTGTTAAGCTCCTAACTGCACTTTTGAAAAACCAGTGTGCTCAGGTCCAAGGCATCATCCTGGTCAGCCCAATGG GAGTGTCCAGGTTAATGGATCTCCTTGCTGACTCCAGAGAAGTTATCCGTAATGAT GGTCTCCTACTATTGCAGCAGCTAACCAAAGGCAACACTGCAATCCAGAAAATTGTGGCTTTTGAAAATGCATTTGAGAGACTTCTTGAAATTATCACAGAGGAGGGTTCAAGTGACGGAG GTATTGTGGTGGAGGACTGTCTCTTATTGTTGCTCAACCTCCTGAAGAACAATAGCTCCAACCAGAACTTTTTTAAAGAAGGCTCCTATATTCAAAAGATGAAGTCGTGGTTTGAGGTGGGGGATGACAACTCTGGCTGGTCAGCACAGAAGGTCACCAACCTCCATCTAATGCTGCAG CTGGTGCGAGTGATGGTTTCTCCAGTGAATTCTCCTGGGGCCACAGCCAGCTGTCAGAAGGCCATGTTCCAGTGTGGTCTCCTCCAGCAGCTTTGCACCATCCTCATGGCCACAGGTGTTCCTGCAGACATTCTTACAGAG ACCATCAATACTGTGTCAGAAGTCATACGTGGATCTGAAGTGAATCAGGACTACTTTGCATCAGTTAATGCACCATCCAATCCACCAAG GCCTGCAATTGTGGTTCTGCTCATGTCGATGGTGAACGAGAGACAGCCGTTTGTTCTCCGCTGTGCTGTACTTTACTGCTTCCAATGCTTCCTGTATAAGAATCAAAAAGGACAGGGAGAGATTGTAGCCACACTGCTGCCCTCCACTATAGATG CTAACTCTATCTCAGCGGGACAGCTATTGTGTGGAGGTCTGTTCTCAGCAGACTCTCTGTCAAACTGGTGTGCTGCTGTGGCTCTGGCTCATGCTTTGCAGGATAACCTCACCCAGAAAGAACAGCTACTGCGGGTACAATTGGCCACCAGTCTCGGCAAACCACCCGTTTCACTTCTCCAGCAGTGCACCAACATTCTGTCCCAG GGCAGTAGGGTGCAGACGAAGGTCGGCCTCCTCATGTTGCTCTGCACTTGGATCAGTAACTGTCCTATCGCTGTCATGCACTTCCTGCACAATCAAGACAATGTTCCCTTT CTCACAGGTCAAATCTCAGAAAACCTGGGTGAGGATGAGCGACTGGTACAGGGTCTGTGCGCTCTGTTGTTGGGCATTTGTATCTACTATAATGACAACAGCTTAGAGAATTACACTAA AGAAAAGCTAAAGCAGTTGATTGAGAAGCGCATAGGAAAGGAAAACTTTGTGGAGAAGTTGGCCTTTATAACCAAACACGAACTGTATTCCCGTGCCGCTCAGAAACCTCAGCCAGCCTTTTCCACCCCGGAGCACATGCTGTTTGATCATGAGTTCACCAAACTTGTCAAAGAGTTGGAAG GTATGATAACAAAAGCAGTGCTTAGGTCAAGCGAGGAGGAGAAAAAGGAAGAAGAGGTGAAGAAAACACTAGAACAGCATGACAGCATTGTAACCCAGTACAAAGAGTTGATTAGAGAACAG GATTCTCAAATAAATGAGCTGAAGGAGCAAGTAACATCGCTGACTTCCCAAACTGAAAAGCTGCAGAACACCATAACACAGCAGTTCTCTCAGATCCAACAGCACAAAGATCAGTACAACATCCTCAAACTCAAACTAG GTAAAGATAATCAGCAGACAAGTAATCAGGCAGAGGCAGCACATGTGAATGGCCTGCAACCAGAGGAGCTGAGCCAACTTAGGGAACAACTTGAGGAACTGCTAAGACAAAACCAGCTGCTGCAGACACAGCTGACTGAAAAGGACTCTCTAATAACCAACCTG AAAGCTGAGGGCGTACCAGCAGAGGGGTCATCTTTAGAGGTCACAGaattaaaaaag GAGGTGGAGTTACTAAAAGCTCAGCTGCAGAGCCAGACCGCAGAGATCACAAAACTACAGAGTGAAAAAAAGGAGCTTCTCAAAGGATCCGAGACCACA GCTGCAGTTCCAGGAGAAGATAGTGTTCACACAGAAAAGATTGCAGAGTTAGAGAGCAGGCTCTCTGCTCAGACAGCAGAGACACAAAAGCTCAAG GGGGAAGTTAAAACCCTTGCGGAGAGTAAGGAATTGATGGAGAAAGAACTTGCTTCAGCCACGAGCACAGCTGCCATCATGCAGGCAGAGAAGAGCAAGTTGCAGCAGGAGGTGCAGGAGTCCAAGAAGGAGCAAGACGATCTTCTCATGCTACTTGCTGACCAGGACCAGAAGATTCTGAGCCTGAAACAGAAACTCAAGGACTTGGGAGAGACG ATTGAAGATGAGGATGATTTGGATTCAAGAGACCAgtttgatgatgaagatgatgatgaagaggaggaagaagagtgtgatgaataa
- the g3bp2a gene encoding ras GTPase-activating protein-binding protein 2 has translation MVMEKPSPLLVGREFVRQYYTLLNKAPDFLHRFYGRNSSYVHGGLDSNGKLSEAVYGQAEIHKKVMSLQFSECHTKIRHVDAHATLSDGVVVQVMGELSNNGQPMRKFLQTFVLAPEGSVANKFYVHNDIFRYEDEVFGDSEAELDEESEEEIDEPEDRQPSPEPLQDSPTNANCYEPHPVSCNNGVEEAHEEPVLELEPEVTPEPKIEEPKLKAEEKVVEEFEEKAPSPVPMESPPNIQEPPKTSSWASVTSKNLPLAGTVPSSGAQPHVVKAPNSQPRVETKPEASLSTIRPRDQRIRDRPPVTSRGSRSDGVSSSDSQTGKPHFSFVNKGRGDDSSEMDSRRVVRYPDSHQLFVGNLPHDIDESELKDFFMTFGNVVELRINTKGTGGKIPNFGFVVFDDSEPVQRILGVKPIMFRGEVRLNVEEKKTRAMRERETRSGDDRRDARRSDRGPGGPRGIAGSSMMRDRDGRGPPSRVSTVPKPGMASGRGTGSSEGRFTAPRR, from the exons ATGGTGATGGAGAAGCCCAGTCCCCTGCTGGTAGGGCGGGAGTTTGTGAGACAGTATTacacacttctcaataaagcacCAGACTTTCTGCACAG attttatggCCGAAACTCTTCCTATGTCCATGGTGGACTGGATTcgaatggaaagctttcagaggCAGTCTATGGGCAGGCT GAGATACATAAGAAGGTAATGTCCCTGCAGTTCAGTGAGTGCCACACAAAAATCCGGCATGTGGATGCCCATGCCACTCTGAGTGATGGAGTGGTTGTCCAGGTGATGGGAGAACTTTCCAATAATGGCCAGCCCATGAGGAAGTTCCTACAGACGTTTGTACTGGCTCCAGAG GGTTCTGTGgcaaataagttttatgttcacaACGACATCTTCCGATATGAGGATGAGGTCTTTGGTGACTCTGAGGCGGAGCTTGATGAAG AGTCTGAAGAAGAAATCGATGAGCCAGAAGACAGGCAACCATCACCCGAACCCCTCCAGGACAGCCCCACTAATGCAAACTGCTATGAACCCCATCCTGTGAG CTGTAACAATGGTGTGGAAGAAGCTCATGAGGAACCAGTTCTGGAACTAGAGCCTGAGGTTACCCCAGAACCCAAGATCGAGGAGCCGAAGCTTAAGGCAGAGGAGAAGGTCGTAGAGGAGTTTGAGGAGAAGGCACCATCTCCTGTTCCTATGGAATCGCCACCTAACATACAAGAACCACCTAAA ACTTCATCATGGGCTTCTGTAACCAGTAAAAATCTGCCTCTTGCTGGGACTGTCCCATCCTCTGGAGCTCAACCACATGTTGTTAAAGCACCAAACTCACAG CCCAGAGTTGAGACCAAGCCAGAGGCATCCTTATCTACAATCCGTCCACGTGACCAGCGAATCCGTGACAGGCCTCCAGTAACCTCGAGAGGGTCTAGATCTG ATGGTGTCTCATCTTCTGACTCTCAAACTGGAAAACCTCATTTCAGCTTCGTAAATAAAG GAAGGGGCGATGATTCAAGCGAAATGGACAGCAGAAGGGTTGTCAGGTATCCAGACAGTCATCAGCTGTTTGTTGGAAATCTCCCTCATGACATCGATGAGAGTGAACTCAAAGACTTCTTCATGA CATTTGGAAATGTTGTTGAGCTGCGAATCAACACCAAAGGCACTGGAGGAAAGATTCCCAACTTTGGCTTTGTTGTCTTTGATGATTCTGAGCCGGTGCAAAGAATTTTAGGAGTTAAA CCGATCATGTTCCGTGGTGAGGTACGTCTGAACGTGGAGGAGAAAAAGACGAGAGCGATGCGTGAGCGAGAAACCCGAAGTGGAGACGATCGTCGGGATGCAAGGCGTAGTGATCGTGGTCCAGGCGGGCCGCGTGGCATTGCCGGAAGCAGCATGATGCGAGACCGTGATGGCAGAGGCCCACCTTCACGTGTTTCCACTGTACCTAAACCAGGCATGGCCTCTGGGAGGGGCACAGGTTCAAGTGAGGGCCGTTTTACTGCTCCGAGGCGTTGA